A stretch of Primulina tabacum isolate GXHZ01 chromosome 13, ASM2559414v2, whole genome shotgun sequence DNA encodes these proteins:
- the LOC142522357 gene encoding protein SUPPRESSOR OF FRI 4-like isoform X2, protein MGKKKKRGSVDKMWCYYCDREFEDEKILVQHQKAKHFKCHVCHKKLSTASGMAIHVLQVHKEQVSQVPNAKPGRESTEIEIYGMQGIPPDVLAAHYGEEEQETNAKTAKVDLASSQIVGSVIPGTIGTGFPPRPTLGTMPPFYPRVPVPPAGWPVPPHPQPWYPQHPAISVPPAAPLPQQPLFPVQNVRLSVPPAMPPGHLQSLQIAPPGMPTATPDISVSQPLFPVVPNNSVISQSSPFSATMPPMSLPSSTFVMKSAESNFGGSTLPPNSFHTSGISVTPVNSHSYASGPNTGGPSIGPPPVIANKAPVTQPATNEVYLVWDDEAMSMEERRMSLSKYQVHDENSQMSSIDAAIDRRISESRLAGRMAF, encoded by the exons ATGgggaaaaagaagaagagaggATCTGTTGATAAGATGTGGTGCTACTACTGCGACAGGGAGTTCGAGGACGAGAAGATATTGGTGCAGCACCAGAAGGCCAAGCACTTCAAGTGTCATGTTTGCCACAAAAAACTCTCCACGGCGAGCGGCATGGCCATCCATGTCCTCCAGGTTCACAAGGAACAAGTCTCCCA AGTTCCAAATGCAAAACCTGGAAGGGAATCAACAGAGATTGAAATTTATGGAATGCAAGGAATTCCACCTGATGTTCTCGCTGCTCATTATGGAGAGGAAG aGCAAGAGACTAATGCAAAAACAGCCAAAGTTGATCTTGCATCATCTCAAATTGTTGGCAGTGTGATTCCAGGAACAATTGGTACCGGATTTCCTCCCCGGCCTACTCTGGGAACAATGCCTCCTTT TTATCCACGAGTTCCTGTGCCTCCTGCTGGTTGGCCGGTTCCACCTCACCCACAACCTTGGTACCCACAACATCCAGCTATTTCTGTTCCTCCTGCTGCTCCTTTGCCGCAACAACCTTTATTTCCTGTGCAGAATGTGAGGCTCTCTGTACCACCTGCAATGCCCCCTGGGCATCTACAGTCATTACAAATTGCTCCTCCGGGGATGCCTACTGCTACACCCGACATTTCTGTGTCTCAACCTTTGTTTCCTGTTGTTCCTAACAATAGTGTTATTTCTCAAAGTTCACCATTTTCTGCTACTATGCCTCCAATGAGCCTACCATCTAGTACTTTTGTTATGAAGAGCGCAGAGTCCAACTTTGGAGGCAGCACATTGCCACCTAATAGCTTTCATACGTCGGGAATTTCAG TAACACCCGTAAATTCACATTCTTATGCATCTGGCCCAAATACTGGTGGGCCTTCTATCGGACCTCCTCCGGTAATTGCAAACAAGGCTCCAGTTACCCAGCCTGCAACAAACGAGGTTTATTTAGTGTGGGATGATGAGGCAATGTCCATG GAGGAAAGAAGAATGTCCTTATCGAAGTATCAGGTGCACGATGAGAATAGCCAG
- the LOC142522358 gene encoding phosphoribosylaminoimidazole-succinocarboxamide synthase, chloroplastic-like — MVECRCISLTLKNPFLQSNFDSSRFLSSSSANRTVVLKSFKLSASTMEGQPPRSVEALTTIDRKNQLMNAIKDSLSSCLSETHLHLTVPGIQSKTRGKVRDIYDCGDYLVLVTTDRQSAFDRVLASIPFKGQVLNETSLWWFNKTRHIIPNAVVSSPDRNVTIAKKCVVFPVEFVVRGYVTGSTDTSLWTVYQKGIRNYCGNALPDDLVKNQKLPANILTPTTKDVDHDVPTTPKEIVQRGMMTQDDYDEASEAALKLFKYGQRIALEHGLILVDTKYEFGKGSDGSVVLIDEVHTPDSSRYWIADSYEERFRNGLEPENIDKEFLRLWFRDHCNPYEDEVLPEAPEELVYELAWRYILLYETITKSKFEIAVSQDPIHDRISENVSRALLSVS; from the exons ATGGTCGAGTGTCGATGCATAAGCCTAACCTTAAAAAACCCCTTTCTCCAAAGTAACTTCGATTCATCAAGATTCCTAtcatcatcatctgcaaatcGAACAGTTGTACTCAAAAGTTTTAAGTTATCTGCATCAACAATGGAAGGCCAGCCGCCGCGCTCTGTTGAAGCCTTGACCACTATCGATCGGAAGAATCAGTTGATGAATGCGATCAAAGATTCTCTTTCCAGCTGCCTGTCTGAGACTCATCTCCATTTAACAGTTCCTGGTATTCAATCCAAAACCAGAGGCAAG GTTAGAGATATTTATGACTGTGGAGACTATCTTGTACTTGTCACAACTGACAGGCAAAGTGCTTTCGATAGGGTTCTTGCTTCAATCCCTTTCAAGGGTCAG GTGCTCAATGAAACAAGTTTGTGGTGGTTTAATAAAACTCGGCACATAATTCCTAATGCAGTTGTTTCATCTCCAGATAGAAACGTCACTATTGCAAAAAAATGTGTTGTATTTCCTGTTGAATTTGTTG TTAGAGGCTATGTGACTGGAAGTACTGATACATCACTTTGGACTGTCTACCAGAAAGGCATTCGGAACTACTGCGGAAATGCTCTTCCTGATG atttggtgaaaaaccaAAAGTTGCCAGCAAATATACTCACACCGACCACTAAAGACGTAGATCATGATGTTCCCACAACTCCCAAAGAG ATTGTTCAGCGGGGAATGATGACTCAAGATGACTATGACGAAGCAAGTGAGGCTGCATTAAAGCTGTTCAAGTATGGGCAG CGCATTGCCTTGGAACATGGTCTGATTTTGGTTGATACCAAATATGAATTTGGAAAGGGATCTGATGGTTCAGTGGTTTTGATTGATGAG GTTCATACACCTGACTCAAGTAGATATTGGATCGCTGATTCATACGAGGAGCGTTTTCGAAATGGTCTAGAGCCTGAAAACATCGACAAG GAATTTTTGAGGCTATGGTTTAGAGATCACTGCAACCCTTATGAAGATGAG GTCCTGCCCGAAGCACCCGAAGAGCTCGTTTATGAATTGGCTTGGCG GTATATCCTCTTGTACGAGACtataacaaaatcaaaattcGAGATTGCCGTCTCGCAG GATCCCATACATGATCGAATATCTGAAAATGTTTCACGGGCACTTCTGTCTGTATCTTAG
- the LOC142522357 gene encoding protein SUPPRESSOR OF FRI 4-like isoform X1 produces MGKKKKRGSVDKMWCYYCDREFEDEKILVQHQKAKHFKCHVCHKKLSTASGMAIHVLQVHKEQVSQVPNAKPGRESTEIEIYGMQGIPPDVLAAHYGEEEQETNAKTAKVDLASSQIVGSVIPGTIGTGFPPRPTLGTMPPFYPRVPVPPAGWPVPPHPQPWYPQHPAISVPPAAPLPQQPLFPVQNVRLSVPPAMPPGHLQSLQIAPPGMPTATPDISVSQPLFPVVPNNSVISQSSPFSATMPPMSLPSSTFVMKSAESNFGGSTLPPNSFHTSGISVTPVNSHSYASGPNTGGPSIGPPPVIANKAPVTQPATNEVYLVWDDEAMSMEERRMSLSKYQVHDENSQVSHNCLKLIFFCGWWLSHSTQVVLHCILSSKKSFFFVLSIILHVLLFTLLSK; encoded by the exons ATGgggaaaaagaagaagagaggATCTGTTGATAAGATGTGGTGCTACTACTGCGACAGGGAGTTCGAGGACGAGAAGATATTGGTGCAGCACCAGAAGGCCAAGCACTTCAAGTGTCATGTTTGCCACAAAAAACTCTCCACGGCGAGCGGCATGGCCATCCATGTCCTCCAGGTTCACAAGGAACAAGTCTCCCA AGTTCCAAATGCAAAACCTGGAAGGGAATCAACAGAGATTGAAATTTATGGAATGCAAGGAATTCCACCTGATGTTCTCGCTGCTCATTATGGAGAGGAAG aGCAAGAGACTAATGCAAAAACAGCCAAAGTTGATCTTGCATCATCTCAAATTGTTGGCAGTGTGATTCCAGGAACAATTGGTACCGGATTTCCTCCCCGGCCTACTCTGGGAACAATGCCTCCTTT TTATCCACGAGTTCCTGTGCCTCCTGCTGGTTGGCCGGTTCCACCTCACCCACAACCTTGGTACCCACAACATCCAGCTATTTCTGTTCCTCCTGCTGCTCCTTTGCCGCAACAACCTTTATTTCCTGTGCAGAATGTGAGGCTCTCTGTACCACCTGCAATGCCCCCTGGGCATCTACAGTCATTACAAATTGCTCCTCCGGGGATGCCTACTGCTACACCCGACATTTCTGTGTCTCAACCTTTGTTTCCTGTTGTTCCTAACAATAGTGTTATTTCTCAAAGTTCACCATTTTCTGCTACTATGCCTCCAATGAGCCTACCATCTAGTACTTTTGTTATGAAGAGCGCAGAGTCCAACTTTGGAGGCAGCACATTGCCACCTAATAGCTTTCATACGTCGGGAATTTCAG TAACACCCGTAAATTCACATTCTTATGCATCTGGCCCAAATACTGGTGGGCCTTCTATCGGACCTCCTCCGGTAATTGCAAACAAGGCTCCAGTTACCCAGCCTGCAACAAACGAGGTTTATTTAGTGTGGGATGATGAGGCAATGTCCATG GAGGAAAGAAGAATGTCCTTATCGAAGTATCAGGTGCACGATGAGAATAGCCAGGTAAGTCATAATTGCCTAAAGCTAATATTCTTCTGTGGATGGTGGTTGAGTCACTCAACCCAGGTGGTCCTACATTGCATTTTGTCGTCTAAAAAGtcctttttttttgttttgtccATAATTCTGCATGTACTTTTATTTACTCTgctatcaaaataa
- the LOC142522357 gene encoding protein SUPPRESSOR OF FRI 4-like isoform X3, whose protein sequence is MGKKKKRGSVDKMWCYYCDREFEDEKILVQHQKAKHFKCHVCHKKLSTASGMAIHVLQVHKEQVSQVPNAKPGRESTEIEIYGMQGIPPDVLAAHYGEEEQETNAKTAKVDLASSQIVGSVIPGTIGTGFPPRPTLGTMPPFYPRVPVPPAGWPVPPHPQPWYPQHPAISVPPAAPLPQQPLFPVQNVRLSVPPAMPPGHLQSLQIAPPGMPTATPDISVSQPLFPVVPNNSVISQSSPFSATMPPMSLPSSTFVMKSAESNFGGSTLPPNSFHTSGISVCRKSTMLILMLNMGRMLMFLLEDTKQIVLNVFTAFCSFRHHN, encoded by the exons ATGgggaaaaagaagaagagaggATCTGTTGATAAGATGTGGTGCTACTACTGCGACAGGGAGTTCGAGGACGAGAAGATATTGGTGCAGCACCAGAAGGCCAAGCACTTCAAGTGTCATGTTTGCCACAAAAAACTCTCCACGGCGAGCGGCATGGCCATCCATGTCCTCCAGGTTCACAAGGAACAAGTCTCCCA AGTTCCAAATGCAAAACCTGGAAGGGAATCAACAGAGATTGAAATTTATGGAATGCAAGGAATTCCACCTGATGTTCTCGCTGCTCATTATGGAGAGGAAG aGCAAGAGACTAATGCAAAAACAGCCAAAGTTGATCTTGCATCATCTCAAATTGTTGGCAGTGTGATTCCAGGAACAATTGGTACCGGATTTCCTCCCCGGCCTACTCTGGGAACAATGCCTCCTTT TTATCCACGAGTTCCTGTGCCTCCTGCTGGTTGGCCGGTTCCACCTCACCCACAACCTTGGTACCCACAACATCCAGCTATTTCTGTTCCTCCTGCTGCTCCTTTGCCGCAACAACCTTTATTTCCTGTGCAGAATGTGAGGCTCTCTGTACCACCTGCAATGCCCCCTGGGCATCTACAGTCATTACAAATTGCTCCTCCGGGGATGCCTACTGCTACACCCGACATTTCTGTGTCTCAACCTTTGTTTCCTGTTGTTCCTAACAATAGTGTTATTTCTCAAAGTTCACCATTTTCTGCTACTATGCCTCCAATGAGCCTACCATCTAGTACTTTTGTTATGAAGAGCGCAGAGTCCAACTTTGGAGGCAGCACATTGCCACCTAATAGCTTTCATACGTCGGGAATTTCAG TTTGTAGGAAATCAACAATGTTGATACTGATGCTAAATATGGGCAGAATGCTAATGTTTCTGTTGGAGGACACAAAGCAAATTGTTCTTAATGTTTTTACTGCTTTTTGTTCCTTTAGACATCACAACTAA